From Flavipsychrobacter sp., a single genomic window includes:
- a CDS encoding DNA alkylation repair protein, whose amino-acid sequence MTVENIVDELKKYGNDATKKVFKNHGAQEPMYGVKVGDLKKIQKKIKKDHELSIALFDTGISDAMYLASLIADEEKITKAQLKKWAKKANWHMLSEYAVPWIAAESRYGWELALEWIEAKDEKLVATGWATMSSVLSIKQDEEIDLKIIKQLLKKAEKEVHNGQNRVSYAMNSFIISVGGYVQSLTDEALKAAKKIGKVKVEMNGTSCKVPLADEYIEKMQAKGVIGKKRKMARC is encoded by the coding sequence ATGACTGTAGAAAATATAGTAGATGAGCTAAAAAAATATGGAAATGATGCCACTAAAAAGGTGTTTAAGAACCATGGTGCTCAAGAGCCAATGTATGGTGTTAAGGTCGGGGACCTAAAAAAGATCCAGAAGAAAATAAAGAAGGATCATGAGTTGTCAATAGCCCTATTTGATACAGGAATATCAGATGCAATGTATCTGGCTAGCTTAATAGCCGATGAAGAAAAAATAACCAAAGCTCAATTGAAAAAATGGGCGAAAAAAGCCAATTGGCATATGCTAAGCGAATATGCTGTGCCATGGATAGCTGCTGAAAGTAGATATGGGTGGGAATTGGCTTTAGAATGGATAGAAGCAAAGGATGAGAAGCTAGTAGCGACAGGCTGGGCTACCATGAGTAGCGTGTTATCTATAAAACAGGATGAAGAAATAGACCTCAAAATAATAAAGCAACTACTAAAGAAGGCGGAAAAAGAAGTACATAATGGGCAAAATAGAGTAAGCTATGCTATGAATAGCTTTATAATATCTGTTGGTGGTTATGTGCAAAGCCTTACCGATGAAGCATTAAAGGCTGCTAAAAAAATCGGAAAAGTAAAAGTAGAGATGAATGGCACTTCCTGTAAAGTGCCGTTGGCAGATGAGTATATTGAAAAAATGCAAGCTAAAGGAGTAATAGGAAAGAAACGCAAAATGGCGAGATGCTAA
- a CDS encoding MFS transporter — translation MKTERFILLLLAAVNFTHIMDFMIMMPLSNVLIPYFDISTQQFSFLVAAYSVSAAVSGLTAAFFVDGFDRKKVLIVGYTGFIVGTSLCAVAPTYYLLLSSRIVAGLFGGLIGAQILSIASDLVPYERRAHAIGVIITAFSISSAFGVPFGLKMSDLFSWHAPFIIVAAMAIILLPLLIKYVPNMTGHINPKDLNNKPKLFDVFRAILTDRNQVIALLVTATLMGQFIIIPFLTSYMVFNVGFTNAQIPYIYLVGGISTMMLSSPIGRLADRKGKFKVFTVMALACVVPIALITNMPRTPFYFVLVVTGIWFVLSTGRAIAAQAMVTEVVPPKTRGSFMSINAAVQQLAVGIYSALAGFIVYNDSANKIYNYSITGVIAIGIIFICFTLAYYLNKAINKKLKAAANS, via the coding sequence ATGAAGACGGAACGTTTTATTTTACTATTACTTGCCGCAGTAAATTTTACTCATATCATGGACTTCATGATAATGATGCCTCTTAGCAATGTACTTATCCCCTATTTTGATATCTCTACACAACAGTTTTCTTTTTTAGTTGCAGCTTACTCCGTTAGTGCAGCAGTATCTGGCCTAACAGCAGCTTTCTTTGTAGATGGTTTTGATAGAAAAAAGGTACTTATCGTTGGCTATACAGGTTTTATAGTAGGCACCAGCCTCTGCGCTGTTGCTCCTACCTATTACTTACTACTATCTTCAAGAATTGTTGCCGGTTTGTTTGGCGGGCTTATTGGAGCACAAATATTATCCATAGCGTCGGATCTTGTACCTTACGAAAGAAGAGCGCACGCTATTGGTGTTATCATTACAGCGTTTTCTATTTCCTCTGCCTTTGGTGTACCCTTTGGACTAAAGATGTCTGATCTTTTCTCTTGGCATGCACCTTTTATTATAGTAGCAGCTATGGCAATCATCCTGCTTCCTCTATTAATAAAATATGTGCCTAACATGACGGGACATATAAACCCTAAGGATCTCAATAACAAACCAAAGCTTTTTGATGTTTTCAGAGCTATTTTAACCGATAGAAATCAGGTAATAGCATTATTGGTAACAGCTACATTGATGGGGCAATTTATCATTATTCCATTCCTTACTTCTTATATGGTATTTAATGTAGGCTTTACAAATGCACAGATACCCTATATATATTTAGTAGGTGGTATATCTACAATGATGCTTTCCTCTCCTATTGGCAGGCTTGCAGACAGGAAAGGCAAGTTCAAAGTATTCACAGTAATGGCATTGGCCTGTGTAGTACCAATTGCATTAATAACCAACATGCCGCGCACACCTTTTTACTTTGTACTTGTAGTAACAGGCATTTGGTTTGTACTATCTACAGGGCGTGCCATAGCGGCTCAGGCTATGGTTACAGAAGTAGTTCCACCAAAAACAAGGGGCAGTTTTATGAGTATTAATGCAGCAGTACAACAACTGGCTGTAGGAATCTACTCTGCCCTGGCAGGTTTTATCGTTTATAACGATAGTGCTAACAAAATATACAACTATAGCATAACAGGTGTTATAGCTATTGGTATTATATTCATTTGCTTTACGCTTGCCTATTACTTGAACAAGGCTATTAATAAAAAGTTGAAAGCGGCGGCTAACTCTTAA
- a CDS encoding Crp/Fnr family transcriptional regulator, whose protein sequence is MNHLELLKQELNRFVPLSDALWKELQPYWKYYEVGRKQQLTIVGETEKYAYLVIEGVQRIYAQHNNKDATLIFTYAPSFGGVLDSFLLQKPAIYGYETLTKSKFLRMYHHDFKEMMVKYPEFDHWVQVTTTQALSGTLVRYKELLLMGAEEKFKTLLQRSPQVLNLIPHKYLASYIGVDASTFSKLLGSVKL, encoded by the coding sequence GTGAACCATTTAGAGCTACTAAAACAGGAGTTGAATAGGTTTGTTCCTTTAAGTGATGCTTTGTGGAAGGAGCTACAACCTTATTGGAAATACTATGAAGTGGGTAGAAAGCAACAATTGACCATTGTAGGAGAGACAGAGAAGTATGCCTACTTGGTGATAGAAGGGGTGCAACGCATATATGCCCAACATAACAATAAGGATGCTACTTTGATATTTACTTACGCGCCATCTTTCGGTGGGGTCTTAGATAGTTTTCTTTTACAGAAACCAGCCATTTATGGTTATGAGACTTTAACTAAAAGTAAGTTTCTTCGCATGTATCATCATGATTTTAAGGAAATGATGGTCAAATATCCTGAATTTGATCATTGGGTACAAGTGACTACAACACAAGCTTTGTCAGGTACCTTAGTAAGGTATAAGGAGTTATTGCTCATGGGGGCTGAAGAGAAGTTTAAAACATTGCTACAAAGAAGTCCGCAGGTGCTCAACCTGATACCGCATAAATATCTGGCAAGTTATATTGGTGTTGATGCCTCTACATTTAGTAAATTGTTGGGGTCTGTTAAGTTATAG
- a CDS encoding DinB family protein: protein MQTFDSISLLTELGQDVNGLIKSAEGLKVCTPYELNETPGMDKWSVAQILEHLNAYNRYYLPEMKKSMKGSAPFSVTFKPGIMGDYFTKLMNPKKYGKKQKNMKAPKDYSPSSDLNAEKVLEDFIKGEQELLFLLEQAKEVNIGKLKTPISISPFIKLKLGDTFRFLIAHQQRHFMQIQRTLSDTNVALSVL from the coding sequence ATGCAGACATTCGATAGTATATCATTATTAACCGAACTCGGTCAAGATGTCAATGGTCTTATAAAAAGTGCAGAAGGCTTAAAAGTATGCACACCATATGAACTGAACGAAACTCCGGGTATGGATAAATGGAGCGTAGCACAAATATTAGAGCATTTGAATGCCTACAATAGATACTACCTTCCTGAAATGAAAAAATCAATGAAGGGCAGTGCTCCTTTTTCAGTTACTTTCAAGCCAGGTATAATGGGCGATTATTTCACTAAGCTCATGAATCCTAAAAAATATGGGAAAAAGCAGAAGAATATGAAAGCGCCTAAAGACTATAGCCCTTCTTCCGATCTGAATGCCGAGAAAGTACTTGAAGATTTTATCAAGGGGGAGCAAGAGTTATTATTCTTGTTGGAGCAAGCTAAGGAGGTAAACATAGGTAAGCTAAAAACGCCTATTAGTATTAGTCCTTTTATCAAATTAAAACTAGGTGACACCTTCCGTTTTCTCATTGCTCATCAGCAACGTCATTTTATGCAAATACAACGAACACTATCTGATACAAATGTGGCGTTATCAGTTTTGTAA
- a CDS encoding NADP-dependent malic enzyme has protein sequence MPGKIRKEDALEYHEKGRKGKIEVVSTKETKTQRDLALAYSPGVAEPCNEIAKNVDDVYRYTAKGNLVAVISNGTAVLGLGDIGPEASKPVMEGKGVLFKIFADIDVFDIELNVTKVDEFINVVKAMEPTFGGVNLEDIKAPECFEIEKRLKEELNIPIMHDDQHGTAIISGAALLNALELVKKNIGEVKIVVSGAGASAISCCKIYLALGAKVENIYMYDSKGLITKDRDNLDEYKSQFAQDAKDISLADCMKGADVFIGLSKGGVVNKDMVKGMAKDPIVFALANPDPEIAYDDAIEARPDVIMATGRSDYPNQVNNVLGFPYIFRGALDVRATTINEEMKLAAVKALAELAKQPVPDIVNVAYNEKSLFFDPTYIIPKPMDPRLLTTVAPAVAKAAIESGVAKSPITDWDAYENELHKRLGADDNILRFIINKAKQNPKRVVFAEAENLKVLKAAQIVKDDGIAIPILLGRKDRINKLINENGLQLDNVEIIDPRSDEELDKRIEYGEMFFEKRHRRGYNLYEAKKMMRQRPYYGCMMVETGAADALISGLTRQYPNTLRPALEIIGMDDKSNKVAGMYVMLTKKGPLFFADTTVNFNPTEDELVDITLQTARAVGHFNIKPRIAMLSYSNFGSSASPEAITVRNVVSRIKKSHPDLIIDGEMQVGVAFNQELLKESYPFSDLVDESPNTLIFPNLAAGNIAYHLLMEVGGAEAVGPILLGLNKPVHVLQLGSSVRQIVNMVALAVVDAQSKKH, from the coding sequence ATGCCAGGTAAGATCAGAAAAGAAGACGCATTAGAATATCACGAAAAAGGTAGAAAAGGTAAAATAGAGGTTGTTTCTACCAAAGAGACAAAAACACAAAGGGATCTAGCCTTAGCTTATTCTCCGGGTGTAGCAGAGCCTTGTAATGAAATAGCCAAAAATGTAGATGACGTATACAGATATACCGCTAAGGGTAATCTTGTTGCTGTAATAAGTAATGGTACGGCAGTATTGGGCTTAGGAGATATAGGTCCCGAGGCGTCGAAGCCCGTTATGGAAGGTAAGGGGGTGCTTTTCAAAATATTCGCAGATATAGATGTTTTTGATATTGAATTGAATGTCACCAAGGTTGATGAGTTCATCAATGTGGTAAAAGCGATGGAACCAACGTTTGGTGGCGTAAACTTGGAGGATATAAAAGCGCCAGAGTGTTTTGAAATTGAGAAACGACTCAAGGAGGAGTTGAATATACCTATCATGCACGATGACCAGCATGGTACGGCGATAATATCAGGCGCCGCTCTGCTTAACGCATTAGAGTTGGTGAAAAAGAATATTGGTGAGGTGAAAATTGTTGTTAGTGGCGCTGGTGCGTCTGCTATCTCATGTTGTAAGATATATTTGGCTCTGGGTGCTAAAGTCGAGAATATCTATATGTATGATAGTAAAGGCTTGATAACAAAGGATAGGGATAATTTAGACGAGTACAAAAGTCAATTTGCTCAAGATGCTAAGGATATCAGTCTGGCAGATTGTATGAAAGGTGCTGATGTGTTTATAGGACTGTCTAAAGGAGGAGTAGTAAATAAAGATATGGTAAAGGGTATGGCGAAAGACCCGATTGTTTTTGCCTTAGCTAACCCTGACCCAGAAATAGCCTATGACGATGCCATAGAGGCTAGACCAGATGTGATCATGGCAACAGGACGTAGCGATTACCCTAATCAGGTAAATAACGTATTAGGCTTCCCGTATATTTTTCGCGGTGCATTAGATGTAAGGGCTACTACTATTAACGAAGAAATGAAGCTGGCAGCCGTCAAAGCGCTAGCAGAGTTGGCCAAACAACCTGTTCCTGATATTGTGAATGTTGCTTACAATGAGAAGAGCCTATTCTTCGATCCTACATATATTATTCCCAAACCAATGGATCCTCGTTTGCTCACTACAGTTGCACCAGCAGTAGCCAAAGCGGCAATAGAAAGTGGTGTGGCAAAATCTCCTATTACTGATTGGGATGCCTACGAGAATGAGTTACATAAACGTTTGGGGGCTGATGATAATATCTTACGTTTTATTATAAACAAAGCGAAGCAAAACCCTAAGCGTGTAGTATTTGCCGAAGCAGAGAATTTGAAAGTGCTTAAAGCTGCACAGATAGTAAAGGATGATGGAATAGCGATACCTATACTATTAGGGAGAAAAGATAGGATCAATAAGCTGATAAATGAAAATGGTTTACAGTTAGATAATGTAGAGATCATTGATCCTAGAAGTGATGAGGAGTTGGATAAACGAATAGAGTATGGAGAGATGTTTTTTGAGAAAAGACATCGCAGAGGATATAATTTATATGAAGCAAAGAAGATGATGCGTCAACGCCCATATTATGGATGTATGATGGTAGAGACGGGAGCAGCAGATGCTTTAATATCAGGTCTTACAAGACAGTATCCTAACACACTACGCCCGGCGTTGGAGATAATAGGTATGGACGATAAGTCTAACAAAGTGGCCGGTATGTATGTGATGCTGACCAAGAAAGGGCCTCTTTTCTTTGCAGATACAACGGTGAACTTCAACCCGACAGAGGATGAACTGGTAGATATAACATTGCAAACGGCAAGAGCGGTTGGACATTTTAATATCAAGCCACGTATCGCAATGCTGTCCTATTCTAATTTTGGTAGTAGTGCATCGCCAGAAGCGATAACAGTAAGGAATGTAGTCAGTCGTATCAAGAAATCACACCCTGACCTAATAATTGATGGTGAAATGCAAGTAGGTGTTGCTTTCAATCAAGAGTTATTGAAAGAGAGTTATCCTTTTTCTGACCTTGTAGATGAGTCTCCAAATACTTTGATATTCCCTAATCTTGCAGCAGGTAATATTGCTTATCATTTATTGATGGAAGTAGGAGGAGCAGAAGCTGTAGGGCCTATACTGTTAGGATTGAATAAGCCTGTACATGTATTACAACTAGGTAGTAGTGTAAGGCAAATTGTGAATATGGTAGCTCTTGCCGTTGTCGACGCACAATCAAAAAAGCACTAA
- a CDS encoding NAD(P)/FAD-dependent oxidoreductase — MDIAIIGGGAAGCFAAANISVNSGDTVTLYEKTGKLLQKVKVSGGGRCNVTHACFDVPELITKYPRGKQFLKKSLYQFPPQNTIKWFEERGVVLKTEEDGRMFPTTDSSQTIIDCLTKALFKNKVHIAYHKAIKKIEPLDVGFKLHFADGSTSRADKVLIACGGFPKVEQYNWIKELGHTIENPVPSLFTFNMPKHPITKLMGVAVPEVTLKIKGSKSAQLGPLLITHWGMSGPVVLRTSAWAAKELSEKDYDFNILINWLDNVTEEELKAQFVDMRQVQGKQLVKGKNPFQLPKRLWEYFTTEAGVADNTKWGDLSAASQNKLLNMLIRDEYHIKGKTTFKEEFVTCGGIKLSEVDAQTMESKKTKGLYFAGELLNVDGITGGFNFQHAWSSGYIAAQNMML, encoded by the coding sequence ATGGATATAGCTATCATTGGTGGTGGGGCAGCAGGTTGTTTTGCTGCTGCTAATATTTCTGTCAATAGTGGAGATACAGTTACCCTATATGAAAAAACTGGTAAGCTTTTACAGAAAGTAAAAGTATCTGGTGGTGGTAGATGCAATGTAACACATGCTTGTTTTGATGTGCCTGAGTTGATAACAAAATATCCTAGAGGCAAACAGTTTTTAAAAAAGTCTTTGTATCAGTTTCCTCCCCAAAACACGATCAAATGGTTTGAAGAAAGGGGAGTCGTACTCAAGACGGAAGAGGATGGTAGAATGTTTCCTACTACAGATAGCTCGCAAACTATTATAGACTGTTTGACAAAAGCTTTGTTTAAGAACAAAGTTCATATAGCCTACCATAAGGCGATAAAAAAGATAGAACCATTAGATGTGGGCTTTAAGCTACATTTTGCAGATGGCAGTACTAGTAGAGCAGATAAGGTGCTGATAGCATGCGGAGGTTTCCCAAAAGTAGAGCAGTATAATTGGATAAAGGAGCTGGGGCATACAATAGAAAATCCTGTTCCTTCATTGTTTACTTTCAATATGCCTAAACATCCTATAACCAAGCTGATGGGTGTGGCTGTACCTGAAGTAACACTTAAAATAAAAGGTAGTAAGTCTGCACAGTTAGGGCCATTATTGATAACTCACTGGGGAATGAGCGGACCTGTTGTATTAAGAACATCGGCTTGGGCAGCAAAGGAACTAAGCGAAAAAGATTATGATTTTAATATCTTGATCAACTGGCTTGATAATGTAACGGAGGAGGAGCTCAAAGCTCAATTTGTAGACATGCGACAAGTGCAAGGGAAGCAGCTAGTAAAGGGTAAGAATCCGTTTCAATTGCCTAAAAGGCTATGGGAATATTTTACAACTGAAGCAGGAGTTGCTGATAATACTAAATGGGGCGATCTGTCTGCCGCTAGTCAGAACAAGTTGCTCAATATGCTTATAAGGGACGAATATCATATAAAGGGTAAAACCACTTTTAAAGAGGAGTTTGTTACCTGCGGTGGTATAAAATTATCAGAGGTTGATGCGCAAACGATGGAGAGTAAAAAAACAAAAGGTCTATATTTTGCAGGTGAGTTACTAAATGTAGATGGTATTACGGGCGGTTTTAACTTTCAACATGCGTGGAGTAGTGGTTATATAGCAGCACAAAATATGATGTTGTGA
- a CDS encoding ABC transporter permease, with protein MSNDGSHNTFRKLLKKPSAVIALCIIGLTFLIAILAYQIAPDNTPYANRMIVELGAKPPGFEKQLLFIPKTVAQTNSSQWHFFTGTPSNYKALPINRYLFTDTHLFAVHYIDDNIEDTVRYTAAELLPQTILTQSIDKQKAYIEKELIKNHTFYLGTDRYGRDILSRLLVGSRVSIAVGFIAVLLSISIGIFLGSIAGYYGGMVDNMVMWIINILWAIPTLLLVFAITLTIGKGFWEIFIAIGLTMWVSAARLIRGQVFVLKEMEYITAAKSLGLGDRRIILKHILPNIAGPIMVIAASNFATAILIEAGLSFLGIGVQPPMPSWGLMIKEHYNFLLTNRPLLAIIPGIAIMLLVYAFNILGNAIRDVIDVRTN; from the coding sequence ATGAGTAATGACGGTAGTCATAACACTTTTAGGAAACTGCTGAAGAAACCTTCAGCAGTAATTGCTTTATGCATTATCGGGCTCACATTTCTTATTGCCATACTAGCATACCAAATAGCGCCCGATAATACGCCATATGCTAACAGAATGATCGTAGAGCTGGGAGCCAAACCTCCCGGGTTTGAGAAGCAGCTACTTTTTATACCCAAAACTGTAGCACAAACCAATAGTAGCCAATGGCACTTTTTCACCGGCACACCTTCTAATTATAAAGCATTACCCATAAATAGATATTTGTTTACCGATACACATCTATTTGCAGTGCACTATATAGATGATAATATAGAAGATACTGTCCGCTATACAGCGGCAGAGCTATTGCCACAAACTATACTCACCCAGTCGATTGACAAACAAAAGGCTTACATCGAAAAAGAACTTATCAAAAACCATACTTTTTATTTGGGTACCGATAGGTACGGTAGAGATATTCTATCCCGATTACTTGTTGGGTCTCGCGTAAGTATTGCTGTTGGTTTTATTGCAGTTTTGCTTTCTATTAGCATTGGCATTTTCTTAGGCTCTATTGCAGGCTATTATGGAGGTATGGTAGACAATATGGTTATGTGGATCATAAACATACTATGGGCTATACCTACATTATTATTAGTCTTTGCCATTACGCTTACTATAGGAAAAGGTTTCTGGGAAATATTTATAGCCATAGGGTTAACCATGTGGGTAAGTGCCGCACGTTTAATAAGGGGGCAGGTATTTGTTCTTAAAGAGATGGAGTACATTACTGCTGCCAAGTCCTTAGGACTTGGTGACAGAAGAATTATCCTTAAGCATATACTGCCCAACATTGCAGGACCTATCATGGTGATTGCTGCTAGTAATTTTGCAACGGCAATACTTATCGAAGCAGGTCTAAGCTTTTTAGGTATAGGTGTTCAACCTCCAATGCCATCATGGGGTCTAATGATAAAAGAGCATTACAATTTCCTTTTAACCAATCGTCCACTATTAGCCATCATACCAGGCATTGCAATTATGCTATTGGTATATGCCTTTAATATATTGGGAAATGCAATAAGAGATGTAATAGACGTGAGGACAAACTAA